One Thauera sp. K11 DNA window includes the following coding sequences:
- a CDS encoding ParA family protein, with protein sequence MARIFCVANQKGGVGKTTTCVNLAAALHLAGQRTLLVDLDPQGNATMGSGVDKRTLEKSVYHLLVGLAALDEARVKSETGGYDILPANRDLAGAEVELVNLDNREKRLREALRAFDAEYDFVLIDCPPSLSMLTLNGLCAAHGVIIPMQCEYYALEGLSDLVNTIKKVHANLNRDLKIIGLLRVMFDPRVTLQQQVSAQLEDHFGDKVFNAIVPRNVRLAEAPSHGMPGVVFDRAAKGAQAYMAFATEMIERVRTL encoded by the coding sequence ATGGCCCGAATCTTCTGTGTCGCCAACCAGAAAGGCGGGGTGGGCAAGACCACCACCTGCGTCAACCTCGCCGCCGCGCTGCACCTGGCCGGGCAGCGCACGCTGCTGGTCGACCTCGACCCGCAGGGCAACGCCACGATGGGCAGCGGGGTGGACAAGCGCACGCTGGAAAAGTCGGTGTATCACCTGCTGGTCGGGCTGGCGGCGCTGGACGAAGCGCGGGTGAAGTCCGAAACCGGCGGCTACGACATCCTGCCGGCCAACCGCGACCTCGCCGGCGCCGAAGTGGAACTGGTCAACCTCGACAACCGCGAGAAGCGGCTGCGCGAAGCCCTGCGCGCCTTCGATGCCGAATACGACTTCGTGCTGATCGACTGCCCGCCGTCGCTGTCGATGCTGACGCTGAACGGCCTGTGCGCCGCCCACGGCGTGATCATCCCGATGCAGTGCGAGTACTACGCGCTCGAAGGCCTGTCGGACCTGGTGAACACCATCAAGAAGGTGCACGCCAACCTCAACCGCGACCTCAAGATCATCGGCCTCTTGCGGGTGATGTTCGACCCGCGGGTGACGCTGCAGCAGCAGGTCTCCGCCCAACTCGAAGATCACTTCGGCGACAAGGTGTTCAACGCCATCGTGCCGCGCAACGTGCGCCTGGCCGAAGCGCCCAGCCACGGCATGCCGGGCGTGGTGTTCGACCGCGCGGCCAAGGGCGCGCAGGCCTACATGGCCTTCGCCACCGAGATGATCGAACGCGTCAGGACGCTGTGA
- a CDS encoding nucleotidyltransferase family protein, with the protein MGRLLDELIARREEVLACLARHRASNPRVFGSVARGEEGADSDIDLLVELPGDVSSFEVVRLNQELDDVLAHRVDLVVEDELHPALRVRVLAEARAL; encoded by the coding sequence ATGGGCCGCCTGCTCGACGAACTGATCGCCCGCCGCGAGGAAGTGCTGGCCTGCCTCGCCCGCCACCGCGCGTCCAACCCGCGGGTGTTCGGCTCGGTGGCGCGCGGCGAGGAAGGGGCGGACAGCGATATCGACCTGCTGGTGGAGCTTCCAGGCGATGTGTCCTCGTTCGAGGTTGTCCGCCTCAACCAGGAACTGGACGATGTGCTTGCGCACCGGGTGGACCTGGTCGTCGAGGACGAACTGCATCCGGCATTGCGGGTGAGGGTGCTGGCCGAGGCGCGTGCGCTGTGA
- a CDS encoding ParB/RepB/Spo0J family partition protein: MTPPKLKGLGRGLDALLAANRDDEAEKGELQTLATDALQPGKYQPRTRMDPGSLEELAASIRAQGVMQPVLVRPLAQFDGEPRYEIIAGERRWRASQIAGLTALPCLVREIPDEAALAMSLIENIQREDLNPLEEASGIQRLIDEFTMTHQQAADAVGRSRPAASNLLRLLNLAKPVQELLMAGDIDMGHARALLPLDGASQIQLANLVAAKQLSVRDTERLVQQALNPRQKKAVPPPDRDLLRLEEEIADVIGATVKIKANKKGAGEVVIRFGSLDQLDGLLGRLR, translated from the coding sequence ATGACCCCACCCAAACTCAAAGGCCTCGGCCGCGGCCTCGACGCCCTGCTGGCCGCCAACCGCGACGACGAAGCCGAGAAGGGCGAGCTGCAGACGCTCGCCACCGACGCGCTGCAGCCCGGCAAGTACCAGCCGCGCACCCGCATGGACCCCGGTTCGCTCGAAGAGCTGGCGGCGTCGATCAGGGCGCAGGGCGTGATGCAGCCGGTGCTGGTGCGCCCGCTCGCGCAGTTCGACGGCGAGCCGCGCTACGAGATCATCGCCGGCGAACGGCGCTGGCGCGCCTCGCAGATCGCCGGGCTCACCGCGCTGCCCTGCCTGGTGCGCGAGATCCCCGACGAGGCCGCGCTGGCGATGTCGCTGATCGAGAACATCCAGCGCGAGGACCTGAATCCGCTCGAAGAAGCGAGCGGCATCCAGCGCCTGATCGACGAGTTCACGATGACGCACCAGCAGGCGGCCGACGCGGTCGGCCGCTCGCGTCCGGCGGCGTCCAACCTGCTGCGGCTGCTGAACCTGGCCAAGCCGGTGCAGGAACTGCTGATGGCCGGCGACATCGACATGGGGCATGCGCGTGCGCTGCTGCCGCTCGACGGCGCCAGCCAGATCCAGCTCGCCAACCTCGTCGCGGCGAAACAGTTGTCGGTGCGCGACACCGAGCGCCTCGTGCAGCAGGCGCTCAATCCGCGCCAGAAGAAGGCGGTGCCGCCGCCCGACCGCGATCTGCTGCGGCTGGAAGAGGAAATCGCCGACGTCATCGGCGCCACGGTCAAGATCAAGGCCAACAAGAAGGGCGCCGGCGAAGTGGTGATCCGCTTCGGCAGCCTGGACCAGCTCGACGGCCTGCTCGGCCGCCTGCGCTGA
- a CDS encoding HepT-like ribonuclease domain-containing protein, producing MTRERDILLLVGDMLAALDEIDTFAQVGEAVFLGDLRTQRAIERSFEILGEAANQLPAEPRARYADVPWRVIIDHRNRLIHGYASVEPARVWQTIVRDLPGLRVSLERLHSLIRGEQPDQ from the coding sequence GTGACGCGTGAGCGAGACATTCTGCTGCTGGTCGGCGACATGCTGGCAGCCCTGGATGAAATCGACACCTTCGCCCAGGTGGGCGAGGCGGTCTTCCTGGGCGACCTCCGGACGCAGCGGGCCATCGAGCGCAGTTTCGAGATACTCGGCGAGGCGGCCAACCAACTGCCCGCAGAGCCCAGGGCCCGGTACGCCGACGTGCCGTGGCGCGTCATCATCGATCACCGCAACCGCCTGATCCACGGCTATGCCTCGGTGGAGCCGGCGCGGGTCTGGCAAACCATCGTGCGTGACCTGCCTGGCCTGCGTGTCAGTCTGGAACGACTACACTCCTTGATTCGGGGCGAGCAGCCCGACCAATGA
- a CDS encoding DUF2339 domain-containing protein has translation MANLLWIAAGAIAGLLGGPAGALAGAVLGGLVASLRREQAQSRMRQDERIAALERELAALSAQLGARPAPPPAAPAVAAAATRELDLDLDLPAVAPAPAAAPAATRDTATAAERFDLDPLYARCRDWLLGGNTLVRVGILVLFFGLTFLARYAVEHALLPPALRLAGIAAAGSALAAIGWRLREQRRGYALTLQGGGVAVLYLTVFAAFRLYGLLPPGAAFGLMLVMVAVAAWFAVRQDAAPLAVIGTAGGFAAPILASTGGGTHVELFTYYALLNTGVLALAWWRAWRSLNLTGFLFTFAIGLAWGAGDYHPWHFATTEPFLILFCLMYVAAAVAYAWKHAPSLRDPVDGTLVFGVPVVGFGLQAALVHGMPNALAWSAAAVGIFYLLLAAVLHRLRRPPLALLVKSFTALGIAFLTLAIPLAFDGRWSAAAWALEGAALWWVGLQQQRRLAAASGLLLQAGAGLLFAADLAQHPGLRGFAVLNSAFLGTTMIAGAGFVSAWLADRQTGWPAWLRPIGRALLAWAWLWWLVGGWAEIDTQVLTGTRPAAHLLLFAVSGALAVALAPRLGWADLQFAVALPAAGMLLALAQATDYGVPPSGHGGWLAWPLALALHGLALRRADAHPARALLSWTHAAGVWLIALALSQEVGRQVAALDLGNGWKTAAFAAPAVLVLAALAWRADCARWPLSGWRGAYLCRGGMPLAAGLALWSLAILPLADGNAWPLAYLPVLNPLDLCVAALLGSIAWWLRRARAGLEAVTGPIRTLQAGLAVITFIGANAALLRGVHHATGLPWDLARLLAADTTQTALSLFWAALGLGLMLLANRRASRPMWLAGAGLMAAVVAKLFLVDMAASGTLTRIVSFIGAGLLLLVVGYFSPLPPRQPVNDED, from the coding sequence ATGGCAAACTTGCTGTGGATCGCGGCCGGCGCCATCGCCGGCCTGCTCGGCGGGCCGGCGGGTGCGCTGGCCGGCGCGGTGCTGGGCGGGCTGGTGGCCAGCCTGCGCAGGGAGCAGGCGCAGTCGCGGATGCGCCAGGACGAGCGCATCGCCGCGCTCGAACGCGAACTCGCCGCGCTGTCGGCACAGCTGGGCGCCCGGCCCGCGCCGCCGCCGGCAGCGCCCGCCGTCGCGGCCGCCGCAACGCGCGAACTCGACCTCGATCTCGACCTGCCGGCCGTCGCGCCTGCGCCCGCGGCTGCCCCGGCCGCTACCCGCGATACGGCAACGGCCGCCGAACGCTTCGACCTCGACCCGCTCTACGCCCGCTGCCGCGACTGGCTGCTCGGCGGCAACACCCTGGTGCGGGTGGGCATCCTGGTGCTGTTCTTCGGGCTGACCTTCCTCGCCCGCTACGCGGTGGAGCACGCGCTGCTGCCGCCGGCGCTGCGCCTGGCCGGCATCGCCGCCGCCGGCAGCGCCCTGGCCGCCATCGGCTGGCGGCTGCGCGAGCAGCGCCGCGGCTACGCGCTGACGCTGCAGGGCGGCGGCGTCGCAGTGCTCTACCTGACGGTGTTCGCCGCCTTCCGCCTGTATGGACTGCTGCCGCCGGGCGCCGCCTTCGGGCTGATGCTGGTGATGGTGGCGGTCGCCGCCTGGTTCGCGGTGCGCCAGGACGCCGCGCCGCTGGCGGTGATCGGCACCGCGGGCGGCTTCGCGGCGCCCATCCTCGCCTCCACCGGCGGCGGCACCCACGTCGAGCTGTTCACCTACTATGCCCTGCTCAACACCGGCGTGCTGGCGCTGGCGTGGTGGCGGGCCTGGCGCTCGCTCAACCTCACCGGCTTCCTGTTCACCTTCGCCATCGGCCTGGCCTGGGGCGCCGGCGACTACCACCCCTGGCACTTCGCCACCACCGAACCCTTCCTGATCCTGTTCTGCCTGATGTACGTGGCCGCGGCGGTGGCCTACGCCTGGAAACACGCGCCCAGCCTGCGCGACCCGGTGGACGGCACGCTGGTGTTCGGCGTGCCCGTGGTCGGCTTCGGCCTGCAGGCGGCGCTGGTGCATGGCATGCCGAACGCGCTGGCGTGGAGCGCCGCGGCGGTCGGCATCTTCTACCTGCTGCTCGCCGCCGTGCTGCACCGGCTGCGGCGTCCGCCGCTGGCACTGCTGGTGAAGAGCTTCACCGCGCTCGGTATCGCCTTCCTGACGCTGGCGATCCCGCTCGCCTTCGACGGCCGCTGGAGCGCGGCGGCGTGGGCACTGGAAGGCGCCGCGCTGTGGTGGGTCGGGCTGCAGCAGCAGCGCCGGCTTGCCGCCGCCAGCGGCCTGCTGCTGCAGGCGGGCGCCGGCCTGCTGTTCGCCGCCGACCTCGCCCAGCATCCCGGCCTGCGCGGCTTCGCGGTGCTCAACAGCGCCTTCCTCGGCACCACCATGATCGCCGGCGCCGGCTTCGTCAGCGCCTGGCTGGCCGATCGGCAGACGGGCTGGCCGGCCTGGCTGCGCCCCATCGGCCGGGCGCTGCTCGCCTGGGCGTGGCTGTGGTGGCTGGTCGGCGGCTGGGCGGAGATCGACACCCAGGTGCTCACCGGCACCCGTCCGGCGGCGCACCTGCTGTTGTTCGCCGTCAGCGGCGCGCTGGCCGTGGCGCTGGCGCCGCGCCTGGGCTGGGCCGATCTGCAATTCGCGGTAGCGCTGCCGGCCGCCGGCATGCTGCTGGCGCTGGCCCAGGCGACGGACTACGGCGTGCCACCCTCCGGCCACGGCGGCTGGCTGGCGTGGCCGCTCGCGCTGGCGCTGCACGGCCTCGCACTGCGCCGCGCCGATGCGCATCCTGCGCGCGCATTGCTGAGCTGGACCCACGCTGCCGGGGTGTGGCTGATCGCGCTCGCGCTCTCGCAAGAAGTGGGGCGACAGGTCGCTGCGCTCGACCTCGGCAACGGCTGGAAGACGGCGGCCTTCGCCGCGCCGGCGGTGCTGGTGCTGGCCGCGCTCGCGTGGCGGGCCGACTGCGCGCGCTGGCCGCTGTCCGGCTGGCGCGGCGCCTACCTCTGCCGCGGCGGCATGCCGCTGGCGGCGGGGCTGGCGCTGTGGTCGCTGGCCATCCTGCCGCTGGCCGATGGCAATGCTTGGCCGCTCGCCTACCTGCCCGTGCTCAACCCGCTCGATCTTTGCGTAGCTGCGCTGCTCGGCAGCATCGCCTGGTGGCTGCGGCGCGCCCGCGCCGGGCTGGAAGCGGTGACCGGGCCGATACGCACGCTGCAGGCCGGGCTGGCAGTGATCACCTTCATCGGCGCGAATGCCGCGCTGCTGCGCGGCGTGCATCACGCCACCGGCCTGCCCTGGGATCTCGCCCGGCTGCTCGCCGCCGACACCACGCAGACGGCGCTGTCGCTGTTCTGGGCGGCGCTCGGGCTCGGCCTGATGCTGCTCGCCAACCGCCGCGCCAGCCGGCCGATGTGGCTGGCGGGCGCGGGCCTGATGGCGGCGGTGGTGGCCAAGCTCTTCCTGGTGGACATGGCGGCGAGCGGCACGCTCACCCGCATCGTGTCCTTCATCGGCGCCGGGCTGCTGTTGCTGGTGGTGGGCTACTTCTCGCCGCTGCCGCCGCGGCAACCCGTGAACGACGAAGACTGA